Sequence from the Candidatus Zixiibacteriota bacterium genome:
AGTACGATGGTTGAGACTGGAAAACGAAGTCAGGTGAATGGGAATCATGTATGCCTTATAGGGTAAGTAGAGTTGGAAGACGGAAGCTCATGCTGTTTCCTTTGATGGACATGTTCTTCATTCTTCTGCTGTTCTTTTTGATCACGTCGGGTTTTTCGACAAAACCACCATCGGAAACGGTCGTGAACTCTGCAGTCCCGAGGCCGGATATCGGCGAAGCCCAGTTTCTGCTCCAGATGGTCAGCCAGAAAAGTGTCGTCTGGTTGGACATGCTTTCATTCCAGGGGCAATGGGCCGGCGACTTCCCAAAGTCGCACACCATCGGTATTTCAAAACTGGAGTTAAAAGAGCGGCTGGGGAGATTCCTCGCCAAATACGGTGATTGCCTGCAAACCGATGTTGTTGCCGTCATCAGGTGTCCCGACAGCCTGACCTTCGGAGATATGGTGACCGTTCAGGAAAACCTCAAGACTGTTTTCGAAGAAAGTCTGCCGGATCACATACTTAAGATGAGCATGGTTGGATGCGTGGGATTTGATTTCTCAGTCGAAGATGTTGCCATCCCGGAAGGCGGCGGGAGAGTGAAACTCAGATGGTAGATTCCTACAAAATGAGAAACTGGCTGAAACTGATCGGCGCTCTCGCATGTGGCGGCTGGTTGGTGGCCGCGCAACCCGGCTGCGACGGCAGACAACCGATCGATTCGATGGAAGCTCCACCCGGTTGTGTCGAAGCCCCGTCCGATACCGTTACAACACCAACGGTCGGCCTGAGGGGTCTGGACCTCACTCCCGGAACCGTCTGCACATTTCAAATCAATTTGAGAGAAGGTCGCTCGTTGTTCTGGGATGACTTTGTCAGACAGTTCCCCAACGCTACCATCATGGTATCGCTGGAGATTGATCGGGCGGGCGGGGTGGCTCGATGGATTGACGAGGACGACGGTCAACAACCGGCTGCACTGACAAAAGTCAAAAAGGCCATTAACACCTGGCGATGGGAAGGCGGATGCCTGTATGGCGTGATCTGCTTTGTCTTCAACACGGCCGAATCCCGTGTATACATCGATGACTCCCGTTTGATTGAAATGCCCGGTTGCGGTGAGGGTGAAATAATCAGAAACCGTTTGCATCGTGTCTATAGAAAGAAACAGATGTACTATTTCTGGGAGAGCAGAAGTGAGATTTGTTACTAGCCGGATGAGTCAGGCTCAGGCGGCTTCACGAAATGGTTTAGAGTTTGACCAATGACCAACCTTAAGGACTCCATACTCAGGCTTACGATCCTGATGGCTGCCCTGCTGGTTATGCCGCGTCCCGGCGCGGCCCAGGAAGACGGCTACCCCGCGCTGGACCTCATGGTCGAGGCCGGCCAAACCTATCGTGACGGCTTGGCCGAATGTGATGCTTCGACAATTGGACGGGCAGGGGATGCATACTTGACTGTGCGTCAAACCTTGTTGGCCGATCCGGCGGGCCTGGCGCGGCAGTATCAGAAACTGATCCCCAAATCCGCATATATGATCGGCTGGTGCCGCTTGAGGCAGGCGGAGATACTCGGTGATTCGGATTTGAGAGAGACTGCTCTCTCTTACTTCGATTCGGTATCAAGCGATGCACCGGGTTTTCTGGGCGGCTACGCCAGGGTAATGACCGGAGAGATTCGGTTGCTGCAAGCTGTAGAACAAAAGTACCGTCTGTTGTGCCAAGGCAACCTGGATTCAGCGCATGTCGAACAACTGACGCGAGCCATCAATGCCGCTCGTAGCGACTTCGCCGAGGCCGACGGGTTGCTTGAAGATGGGGCCGATCAGCAGGCCTTGGTACACATTAAAACTGAAGATGTTTTCTATGAACTGGCCAGGCTGCACTCATCGGTTGGCGATTCGGCCAAGGCTTTAGCCTACCTTGACAGCATAAACTACTCCCCACAGAGTCAGTCAGCCGGCCCGAGCCTGGCCGCTTATAGCCGCTACTGCGATGCCGTCACTGTTCTGGACAGATACCTACTGGCTTTGGATGACCCATCGGCAAAACAGACGGTGTCAGCCCAGATCAACCGGTTCGGTCAAGTCGATCGGCCATTTCGTCTGGCTACTATTGCGCGCCTTAATGGTGACTATAATGCACCGATTGAGGACTACGAAACCGCCGCCGGCCTCACGTATCAGCGAAGCAACCTATCCATCCCCGAGGCGCATTATTTCCGAGGCTTTGCTCACCTGGGACTGGCCACCAACGAGGACAGCTTACGCGGTATAAACAGCGCACCGGCGCAAGTGCTCGGTTTGGCCAAAGAAGATTTTGACAACTACGTCGAATCGGTCGGAAATCTCAGACTGGACAATGACGAACGTTTGAGATACCTGGTGGCCCGAGCCGGACACAAGTCACTCGTGCTTGGGTCTGCGTTGGGTGAGACTCTTTCCGATGAAGAACTGGTGTCGCTCTCGGTCGACGATGTCAAGTTCCTGATAAGGATAGCCGCATCCACTCATACCCTGGCCCGTCGACGTTGTATCGATGCTTTGCACAGGTTCTTTGATGCCTATTTACCGCGCTTGCAGTCAGGTACGCTGGATGATACGCGGACTGCCGATTTTGAAGAATGCTCAACAGCCCTGGCCACCCGTTTCACACGGGATCAGGCCCTTTTCTACAAGGGTATCCTGCAGTCGCTGGAAGCTGAAGGACAGATAGGTCCGCAGGCAGCCAGAACATTTGAGATGGCGGCCGCGACAATGGCTCAGGTCACAGGGGACTTTGAGGCCGAAGCGGAATATGTGCGGGCACGATGCCTGTGTAAGGCGAGAAAGTATGATGAAGCCGAGCCGTTGTTGCGCCAATTGGTTCAGGACTATGGCTCGGTGCGAGCGCTCTATTTCTACGCCATGGCTTTCCGCGGCTTGAACCCCTTGAGAGAGGCGGCGGACACCACCGCCATCAAGGACGAACTCCACGGATTAATGTTGGCCGTTCGCGAGGCTATCCGCATCGCAGGCGACCGACCGGAGTATGACAATTTCCGCATAAACGCCCACAACATGCTTACAGAGAGTCTGTCGGGCCATTTTCGCCACCCCGACAGCCTCCTCATCGGCGGACTCGACCAACTCAATTGCCCAGAGACTTTGTCGGTCGACATCAGTGGTTGGACTCCCGAACTGGTCATGTACGAAACGCTTTCAGAGAAAGCGGCGATTGGTGAGCAGTTTGAACAAGAGAGCCGCAAAGACCTCATCGGCTACGGCCTGCCAAAACTGTGGCTGGCACC
This genomic interval carries:
- a CDS encoding biopolymer transporter ExbD, giving the protein MLFPLMDMFFILLLFFLITSGFSTKPPSETVVNSAVPRPDIGEAQFLLQMVSQKSVVWLDMLSFQGQWAGDFPKSHTIGISKLELKERLGRFLAKYGDCLQTDVVAVIRCPDSLTFGDMVTVQENLKTVFEESLPDHILKMSMVGCVGFDFSVEDVAIPEGGGRVKLRW
- a CDS encoding SBBP repeat-containing protein, translated to MTNLKDSILRLTILMAALLVMPRPGAAQEDGYPALDLMVEAGQTYRDGLAECDASTIGRAGDAYLTVRQTLLADPAGLARQYQKLIPKSAYMIGWCRLRQAEILGDSDLRETALSYFDSVSSDAPGFLGGYARVMTGEIRLLQAVEQKYRLLCQGNLDSAHVEQLTRAINAARSDFAEADGLLEDGADQQALVHIKTEDVFYELARLHSSVGDSAKALAYLDSINYSPQSQSAGPSLAAYSRYCDAVTVLDRYLLALDDPSAKQTVSAQINRFGQVDRPFRLATIARLNGDYNAPIEDYETAAGLTYQRSNLSIPEAHYFRGFAHLGLATNEDSLRGINSAPAQVLGLAKEDFDNYVESVGNLRLDNDERLRYLVARAGHKSLVLGSALGETLSDEELVSLSVDDVKFLIRIAASTHTLARRRCIDALHRFFDAYLPRLQSGTLDDTRTADFEECSTALATRFTRDQALFYKGILQSLEAEGQIGPQAARTFEMAAATMAQVTGDFEAEAEYVRARCLCKARKYDEAEPLLRQLVQDYGSVRALYFYAMAFRGLNPLREAADTTAIKDELHGLMLAVREAIRIAGDRPEYDNFRINAHNMLTESLSGHFRHPDSLLIGGLDQLNCPETLSVDISGWTPELVMYETLSEKAAIGEQFEQESRKDLIGYGLPKLWLAPGQVYCGRSAIPIIANSFAAIPDSVHVDYIWRGRIQFADNDDNTLSLDQCHSELVKDGSLIDCVDSTSSHGAYFFDADIDMHDSVLVRATKEGFYLTTLKRTSSQPGDAFFKETLARKVRYGASDRTGSGPFEVTENNQDAYSFNLAAHRNSHQPPAELVERFAADRYLRDYAYDQSHNRYLAVSSQLNHGLIVYSAEGTADTLRLKASTNLDNAEGITVDSDGNIYIADWGNHRVLVLDSFGHERFSFSALGQNQTANSNQAARLVFPNRIVAEEDLARLDHRRQRHLLVSDWFGVHKFDAQGRYLDSPVRADQTDLEEGSIYEITLDGYGPGSTLRLHNLVTDQPSPFTAEE